In a genomic window of Candidatus Acidiferrales bacterium:
- the aroC gene encoding chorismate synthase → MLRLLTAGESHGRALVGIIEGVPSNVELAAEYINRQLYRRQQGYGRGARMKIETDKVEILTGVRQGKTVGSPISLVIWNRDFENWGEKMAVESIEKEIERVVIARPGHADFVGKYKYAFDDIRNVIERASARETAMRVALSAVARKLLDDLEIKIGSHVFSIGTAGYKSREALDPILLKMLARKNGAEEISNEADKSEVRCLDDNISDKMVQQIKRAKKSGDTLGGIVEVYITGLPIGLGSYVEFDRKLDGRLAQAVMSIHAIKGVEIGEGFRNATKFGSEVHDEILLKGKRIVRPTNRAGGLEGGVTNGQPLWIRAAMKPISTLMKPLRSIDLSKMKAVQARRERSDFCAVPAAAVVAENIVAPVLADAILEKFGGDNMGELKERFSREAFFG, encoded by the coding sequence ATGTTAAGACTTCTTACCGCAGGTGAATCACACGGCAGGGCGCTCGTCGGAATAATAGAGGGTGTTCCATCAAATGTGGAGCTCGCCGCCGAATACATCAACCGCCAGCTTTACCGTCGTCAGCAGGGTTACGGCCGCGGCGCCAGGATGAAAATAGAGACCGACAAGGTTGAAATCCTGACCGGAGTCCGGCAAGGCAAGACCGTCGGTTCCCCGATCTCTCTCGTTATCTGGAACCGCGACTTCGAAAACTGGGGAGAGAAAATGGCGGTCGAATCCATAGAGAAAGAAATAGAAAGAGTTGTTATCGCGCGGCCGGGTCATGCGGATTTTGTGGGAAAGTACAAGTATGCATTCGATGACATCCGGAACGTGATCGAGCGCGCTAGTGCCCGCGAGACTGCCATGCGAGTTGCGCTCAGTGCGGTCGCGAGAAAACTTCTAGACGACCTCGAAATCAAAATCGGCAGCCACGTGTTTTCCATAGGTACCGCAGGTTACAAAAGCAGAGAGGCTCTCGATCCCATCCTGCTGAAGATGCTCGCCAGGAAAAACGGTGCCGAGGAGATTTCCAACGAGGCGGATAAATCCGAAGTAAGATGCCTCGACGATAATATTTCTGATAAGATGGTACAGCAGATCAAGCGCGCGAAAAAGTCGGGTGACACTCTCGGCGGAATTGTCGAAGTATATATCACGGGATTGCCCATCGGACTTGGGAGCTACGTTGAATTCGACAGGAAGCTTGACGGGCGGCTCGCGCAGGCGGTGATGTCCATACATGCGATAAAAGGTGTTGAGATTGGCGAAGGATTCAGGAATGCGACAAAATTCGGCTCTGAGGTTCACGATGAGATCTTGCTCAAAGGGAAACGAATTGTCAGGCCCACAAACCGTGCAGGCGGACTGGAAGGAGGCGTAACGAACGGTCAGCCGTTATGGATCCGAGCTGCCATGAAACCGATCTCGACTCTCATGAAACCGCTCCGAAGCATAGATCTTTCAAAGATGAAAGCCGTCCAGGCAAGAAGGGAGCGTTCCGACTTTTGTGCCGTACCGGCAGCCGCAGTGGTCGCGGAAAACATAGTAGCACCAGTGTTGGCTGACGCAATTTTAGAAAAATTCGGGGGCGACAATATGGGTGAACTAAAAGAAAGATTCTCCAGAGAAGCGTTCTTCGGTTGA
- a CDS encoding heparan-alpha-glucosaminide N-acetyltransferase domain-containing protein has product MAKERIGYIDQFRGLATIFMVETHVVNALLRDSLRGSFIFGTLDFINGFVAPSFLFVAGFSFTLALNRKGDAYRSFSPELWKHLKRLVFIWATGYLMHIPYFSLLKTVHGSTPEDMTAFFAIDILQCIAATLILVHLIRTIVKSDRTFNIILWGLFWLFILVAPVFGIFDPYQATHEFIGQYFNRLHGSLFPLFPWSSFLIAGIISSQKITFEKVVDAKSGKRRFGQRLPLIGGILITAGILLVLVHKTFLPQINLYDYAPGWFLLRLGVLLWILSAIIWYETKRNHGWSSVKIFGRESFLVYVAHILFVYGSSMRNISLVESVGETLNYLQCFGVFAGLTMAMFLLAYAWSTLKKRNYDLSRLVQYAFVASFFYLFIKNSY; this is encoded by the coding sequence GTGGCTAAAGAACGCATCGGGTATATCGATCAATTCAGGGGGCTCGCAACGATATTCATGGTGGAGACGCACGTTGTCAATGCGCTTCTTCGCGATTCACTCAGGGGGAGTTTCATTTTCGGGACACTCGATTTCATAAATGGTTTCGTCGCTCCGTCTTTTCTTTTCGTCGCGGGTTTTTCTTTTACACTCGCTTTGAATAGAAAAGGAGATGCCTACCGGAGTTTTTCTCCGGAATTGTGGAAACATCTGAAGCGGCTTGTTTTCATCTGGGCCACCGGTTATCTCATGCACATTCCGTACTTCTCGCTTCTCAAAACCGTGCATGGCTCAACACCGGAAGATATGACGGCATTCTTCGCAATTGATATCCTTCAGTGCATTGCCGCCACCTTGATACTGGTACACCTGATTAGAACTATCGTAAAATCCGACCGGACATTTAATATAATCTTATGGGGACTCTTCTGGCTATTTATACTTGTCGCTCCTGTCTTCGGAATCTTCGATCCATATCAGGCCACACATGAGTTTATAGGGCAATACTTCAATAGACTTCACGGTTCACTCTTCCCGCTCTTCCCGTGGTCAAGCTTCCTGATCGCAGGAATTATCTCCTCGCAGAAAATCACTTTCGAGAAAGTTGTGGATGCCAAAAGCGGGAAACGCAGGTTTGGACAAAGGCTGCCCCTTATCGGCGGGATTCTTATAACAGCAGGAATCCTGCTCGTGCTCGTCCACAAAACTTTTCTCCCGCAGATAAACCTATACGACTATGCACCCGGGTGGTTCCTTCTCAGGCTCGGAGTGTTACTTTGGATTCTGAGTGCAATTATCTGGTACGAAACTAAACGGAATCATGGCTGGTCGTCGGTAAAAATATTCGGACGAGAATCGTTTCTGGTCTACGTCGCCCACATCCTTTTCGTTTACGGATCGAGCATGAGAAACATATCGCTCGTGGAATCAGTCGGTGAAACTTTGAACTATCTGCAATGTTTCGGGGTATTTGCAGGATTGACAATGGCCATGTTCCTTCTCGCGTATGCATGGTCAACTTTGAAGAAGCGAAACTACGATCTCTCGCGGCTTGTACAGTACGCGTTCGTCGCAAGCTTCTTCTATTTGTTCATAAAGAATTCGTACTAA